In the Flavobacteriales bacterium genome, AAGCCCAGACTCGGGAGTAATACGGGTCATGGATGAACCGTCCAAAGGCACTAGATAGGCCACAGTCTCAATTGGTGAGCCCGTCCCAAGCACGATCAACTCCTGGCTCTCTTCATCATAGTGAAGAACACGTTGTATCACATGTTCGCCACGAGTCACTTGACCGAGTAGCTGCCCTTTTTTGTCATAGTGATAGATGTGGTTATAGCCATCCCTCTCTGAGAACCAAAGGAATTCCCCTTTGGTGCCAGGAAGCATGTATGCACCTTGCTCGGGTTCTACATAGGCATCGTCCTTTTCCTCGAATAGGATTTGGGCCAGCTCACCGGTGGAGACATTATATCTGGCCAATTTGAAGTTGTTCTGAGAACGGTCCAGATGCCCTACAAGTATCGATTTCCCATCCAAGGCCCATGTAATAGAGGTCAGGTATTGATCGGGTTCTCCTTCAGTGGCGAGTTCAATGACTTGATTCTTCTTCAAGTCGAATACCTTGAGCTTCACGATCTCACTACCTTGCCCGGCCATCGGATATCTAACAGGGGCTTCTTGCGCTGGGATGGTGGTATAATCCATTAAAGCATACTCAGAGACAGGACGTTCGTCCTTTTCATAGAATGCGAGTTTCTGCCCATCGGGTGACCAGAACAATCCTTTATCGATGCCGAATTCCCAGCGCGACACAGCCTGCCCATGTGTGATTCCTTCGGGAGGATCGGTGATCGGTATGGTATCGTTGCTCTTGTCGCTGATGTACACCCTATTGCCTACTGTACCAGCTAAATTGGTGTGCTGTGGTGAGAGTTCTCTATTCTGGACCACACGGCTGCATGATATACGTTTTGCAACCACTTTCCATTGTGTATTGTACTCCCAGTACTGCCCTTTGAACGAGAACAGTACCCGTTCAGAATCTATCCAGATAAATGGAGGAATCTCTTCGGGTTGGACAAAACCGGCATTCAAAAAAGCGTCCCGTATCTTCTCAAGGTCGAATAGCACCTCATCTGGTCGATCATCGGTGAATCCACGCACGATCAACGCTTCTCTGCCTTCCCCTTTTCGATACGAGTAGGTATCGCTATCTGGAATCCATTCCAGATCCGCTACACGCTCAGGAGCAAAAGTGGAGTAAGCGCCAGTCACGGCTTCTTCTATGGTCAAGACATCTTGGGCGAGAACAGAAGTAGATAATAGAATACCTACGGCCCATGCGCAATTAGATATAGATCTTCTCATGGCGACCAAAGATATCAAAAGGCATACCAGCGAAAATTCGTGCTAGGATGAGCGGTATCCACCGTATCACACATTCGGTCTAAGATGTACTTTTACCTTTTGAATAATCAGAACTCAGCAGCATGCCTAAAAAATCCATACTGGACAAGAAATCCCTCCAATTCTTCGAAAATTACATCAACAACCCCTCCCCTACGGGTTTTGAGAGTGAAGGTCAGAAATTGTGGCTGGACTATATGAAAGCTTACAGCGATGATTATTTGGTGGATACGTATGGGTCGGTAGCTGCCATCATCAACCCGGGCAAAGACTATAAAGTAGTTATAGAAGCGCATGCAGATGAGATCTCATGGTTCGTACACTACATCACCAAGGATGGATTCATCTATCTCAAGCGAAATGGAGGTAGTGATCACCAGATCGCCCCATCCAAGCGTGTGGATATCCATACGGACAAGGGAATTGTAAAGGCCGTGTTCGGATGGCCTGCTATCCATACACGTAAAGCCGGTAAAGAAGAGCCACCCAAGCTCGAGAATATATTCTTGGACTGTGGCGCTACGAGCAAAGAAGAAGTAGAGAAACTCGGCATACATGTAGGCTGTGTGGTGACCTACGAGGATGAATACATGATGCTCAATAAGACATACCACGTAGGTCGTGCCATGGACAACCGGGCAGGCGGGTTCATGATCAGTCAGGTCGCACGCTTGATCAAAGAGAACAAGGACAAGATACCCTTCAGCCTATATG is a window encoding:
- a CDS encoding M42 family metallopeptidase gives rise to the protein MPKKSILDKKSLQFFENYINNPSPTGFESEGQKLWLDYMKAYSDDYLVDTYGSVAAIINPGKDYKVVIEAHADEISWFVHYITKDGFIYLKRNGGSDHQIAPSKRVDIHTDKGIVKAVFGWPAIHTRKAGKEEPPKLENIFLDCGATSKEEVEKLGIHVGCVVTYEDEYMMLNKTYHVGRAMDNRAGGFMISQVARLIKENKDKIPFSLYVVNSVQEEIGLRGAEMISRTISPDVAIVTDVCHDTNTPMIKKVEQGDLACGDGPVLSYAPAVQNNLLKHIVSQAEKHKIPFQRLAASRSTGTDTDAFAYSGTGVASALISLPLRYMHTTVEMVHKDDVENVIRLIYHAVKGIKNKQDFRYFK